One segment of Brassica napus cultivar Da-Ae chromosome C3, Da-Ae, whole genome shotgun sequence DNA contains the following:
- the LOC125583109 gene encoding uncharacterized protein LOC125583109, which yields MIQVHELEEIRHLAYESSKIYKEKTKAYHDKRIIARHFEPSNKVFLFNSRLRLFPGKMKSRWSGPFTVKEVHPYGAVVLLDRKGDEFVVNGQRIKHYLADSTIAEGEEIPLSDPPSA from the coding sequence ATGATCCaagtccatgagctggaagaGATAAGGCACCTCGCCTATGAGAGTTCCAAAATTTATAAGGAGAAGACCAAGGCCTACCATGACAAGCGAATCATTGCCAGACATTTCGAACCAAGCAATAAGgtcttcctcttcaactccaGACTTAGGTTGTTCCCAGGCAAGATGAAATCTAGATGGTCCGGACCCTTCACCGTTAAGGAAGTCCACCCTTACGGAGCTGTTGTGTTGCTGGACAGAAAGGGAGACGAGTTCGTCGTCAATGGTCAGCGCATCAAGCATTACCTTGCTGACTCCACTATCGCAGAGGGTGAAGAAATTCCCCTAAGCGATCCCCCATCAGCCTGA
- the LOC125583108 gene encoding uncharacterized protein LOC125583108, whose product MQKHQNTQPATSAHVAVPQDETKAMLQQLLQGQQLQGKALNQVTTEINTRMNHMFSDLSTKYDNVASHMRQMDIQIAQTAESVKRQQGTLPGKTDKNPKECNVVELRSGKQLSEPVKKRFTAAEKGKQKESEQPPADAPAAEKEREPTVGTNSPRPEQPAEAVRPIPEPVPTREYTPKVPYPVPAKATRQDREEMKCRKMLEDLTVRLPLMDVIQMMPSMRSFMKGLISGKISEESEFMTVSKECSAVLQNRQIKKRGNPGKFVLSIQILKKIFSCSLVDLGSSVNLMPYSVARRLGYTHFKPTRMSLVFADRSAKSPVGILENLQVKVRNTSVPADFVVLELEEESKDPLILGRPFLCTVGAIINVRQGKIDLHLGDIVMLFEMDELLKKLMLDGQTFKVDEGIDPLQPREGMIEEILTEDPLKLALVRAEAEQSVENVDTDGYAKMLDSARSMGRMVVTLSMGEESNKDENTPTGVSYLPNLPVPPNLPDDPWSELKAPKVELNPLPNELRKYRKALGYSLADIPGVIYVISDSKWVSPVHVVPKKGGNTVIPNEKNELIPTRTILIHLDDQEKTTFTCPYGTYAYRRMPFDMCNAPATFQRCMMSIFTDLIEDIMEVFMDDFSVYGSSFSVCLSKLCRVLKRCEEKHLVLNWEKCHFMVRDGIVLGHKISERGIEVDKAKIKVMMSLQPPQTVKAIRSFLGHGEFYRRLLCKEIKFDFDSDCLAAFHTIKGALVSAPIVQPPDWDLPFEIMTDASDFAVVAVLGQRKDKKLHVTYYASKTMDEAQCRYATTEKELLAIVFAFEKFRSYLVGSKVIVHTDYTALKYLLTKKDAKPRLLRWIFLLQEFDLEIKDNRGVENGVADHLSRMKIEDDTALDEEHTVEHVSTIGLRFAEQPLSMTSDCSRITEQPVAAIQKQYSHLPWFAEIANFLAAEKQPLKFTGNEKRKFLREARQYAWDEPYLYKHCKDGIFRRCVPEADIQWILHHCHGSSYAGHFATFKTVLKILQAGFWWPTMFRDAHAYIARCDACQRLGNISKRNEMPQNYILEVEVFDCWGVDFMGPFPSSFKNEYILVAVDYISKWVEAVASPTNDAKVVTKMSAPSSFRDLGCLEWSLAMAEHTSSTRHFRAC is encoded by the exons ATGCAGAAACACCAGAACACTCAGCCAGCTACCTCCGCCCATGTCGCTGTTCCGCAAGATGAGACAAAAGCTATGTTGCAGCAACTGCTCCAAGGACAACAACTCCAAGGGAAGGCTCTAAACCAGGTTACTACTGAGATCAATACCAGAATGAACCATATGTTCAGCGATTTGAGCACCAAATACGACAATGTCGCGAGTCATATGAGGCAGATGGACATTCAGATTGCTCAGACTGCTGAGAGCGTCAAGAGGCAACAAGGTACTCTACCTGGGAAAACCGACAAAAACCCTAAGGAGTGCAACGTGGTTGAGTTGAGAAGTGGAAAGCAACTCTCTGAGCCGGTAAAGAAGAGGTTCACTGCGGCTGAGAAGGGGAAGCAGAAAGAGTCGGAACAACCACCAGCCGATGCCCCGGCAGCTGAGAAGGAGAGGGAACCAACAGTTGGAACCAATTCGCCAAGACCAGAACAACCAGCTGAGGCTGTCCGCCCGATTCCAGAGCCTGTTCCTACTCGCGAATACACTCCTAAAGTCCCTTACCCGGTTCCAGCAAAGGCTACTCGTCAGGACCGAGAGGAGATGAAGTGCAGAAAGATGCTGGAGGACCTAACCGTCCGACTCCCTTTGATGGATGTGATCCAGATGATGCCCTCCATGCGCAGCTTTATGAAGGGATTGATCTCAGGAAAAATATCAGAGGAGAGCGAATTCATGACTGTCTCTAAGGAGTGCAGCGCAGTGCTTCAGAACAGGCAGATAAAGAAGCGAGGAAACCCTGGCAAGTTCGTCCTCTCTATCCAAATTCTGAAGAAAATTTTCTCATGCTCCTTGGTTGATCTGGGATCCAGCGTAAACCTCATGCCCTACTCTGTAGCACGACGTCTGGGATACACACATTTTAAACCAACTAGGATGTCCTTGGTGTTTGCGGATAGATCAGCCAAGTCCCCGGTTGGTATTCTAGAGAATCTCCAAGTAAAAGTCAGGAACACCTCTGTTCCAGCAGACTTCGTAGTTCTAGAGCTAGAAGAGGAATCcaaagatcctctcattttaGGAAGACCGTTCCTATGTACTGTTGGAGCCATCATTAATGTGCGGCAAGGGaagattgatctccatctgGGGGACATAGTCATGCTGTTCGAGATGGATGAGCTGCTAAAGAAGCTGATGCTGGATGGACAGACCTTCAAGGTGGATGAAGGGATTGATCCGCTACAACCTCGCGAAGGGATGATCGAGGAGATTCTTACAGAAGATCCACTCAAGCTTGCACTAGTAAGAGCTGAGGCCGAGCAGAGTGTCGAGAACGTTGACACAGATGGGTATGCTAAGATGCTTGACTCCGCAAGGAGTATGGGAAGAATGGTGGTGACTCTAAGTATGGGGGAAGAGAGCAACAAGGACGAGAACACTCCAACTGGAGTGAGCTATTTACCGAACTTGCCTGTTCCGCCGAATCTACCTGATGATCCCTGGAGCGAGTTAAAGGCTCCCAAGGTTGAGCTAAATCCCCTTCCCAATGAGCTCAGGAAGTATCGTAAGGCATTAGGATATTCACTAGCTGACATACCTG GTGTGATCTATGTCATATCTGATAGTAAGTGGGTTAGCCCTGTTCATGTAGTACCTAAGAAAGGTGGGAACACTGTTATCccaaatgaaaagaatgaattgatCCCTACTAGAACA atcCTTATCCATCTAGACGATCAGGAGAAGACGACGTTCACATGCCCATACGGAACGTACGCATACAGGAGAATGCCATTCGACATGTGCAATGCGCCGGCAACATTTCAGcgctgcatgatgtcgatctttactgacCTCATTGAagacattatggaggttttcatggacgatttcagTGTCTATGGAAGCTCCTTTAGTGTATGTTTGTCAAAATTGTGCAGGGTTCTCAAAAGGTGTGAGGAGAAACATCTGGTgctaaattgggagaagtgccacTTCATGGTCAGAGATGGGATTGTTCTAGGGCATAAGATCTCCGAGAGAGGcattgaggtggataaggcaAAGATCAAGGTGATGATGAGCTTGCAACCACCACAAACTGTGAAAGCTATCAGAAGTTTCTTGGGTCACGGAGAGTTTTACAGGAG ACTGCTCTGCAAAGAGATCAAGTTTGATTTCGACAGCGACTGCTTAGCAGCGTTTCACACGATCAAAGGAGCTCTAGTCAGCGCACCTATTGTACAACCGCCAGACTGGGATCTCCCCTTCGAGATCATGACTGATGCTAGCGACTTTGCAGTTGTAGCAGTCCTTGGACAGCGCAAAGATAAGAAACTTCATGTAACCTATTACGCAAGCAAAACCATGGATGAAGCTCAATGCAGATACGCTACGACTGAGAAGGAACTCCTGGCTATTGTTTTTGCATTCGAGAAGTTCAGATCCTACCTGGTGGGATCGAAGGTGATTGTGCACACAGACTATACTGCTCTTAAGTACTTGCTCacaaagaaagatgcaaaaccgAGATTGTTGAGGTGGATTTTTCTTCTCCAAGAATTTGATCTTGAGATAAAAGACAACAGGGGAGTCGAGAATGGGGTTGCAGACCATTTGTCCAGAATGAAGATTGAGGACGACACAGCTCTTGATGAAGAACACACAGTGGAACACGTCAGCACGATTGGTCTGCGCTTCGCGGAACAACCTCTGAGCATGACATCCGATTGTTCTCGCATAACGGAACAACCAGTAGCCGCAATCCAAAAGCAGTACTCTCACCTCCCTTGGTTTGCCGAGATTGCGAATTTCCTTGCTGCTGAAAAGCAACCACTTAAGTTCACTGGAAACGAGAAGAGAAAATTTTTAAGAGAAGCAAGGCAGTATGCTTGGGATGAACCGTACTTGTACAAACATTGCAAGGATGGCATATTCAGAAGGTGTGTTCCAGAGGCAGATATTCAATGGATCCTACATCATTGCCATGGTTCTTCTTACGCAGGCCACTTCGCTACATTCAAAACGGTTTTAAAAATCCTTCAAGCAGGTTTCTGGTGGCCAACTATGTTCAGAGATGCTCACGCCTACATAGCTCGATGCGATGCATGCCAGCGACTTGGGAACATCAGCAAAAGGAATGAAATGCCTCAGAACTACATTTTAGAAGTTGAAGTGTTCGACTGTTGGGGAGtcgacttcatgggaccattcccttCGTCCTTCAAGAACGAGTACATCCTGGTCGCCGTTGACTATATCTCCAAGTGGGTAGAAGCAGTGGCGAGTCCCACTAATGATGCAAAAGTGGTGACCAAGATGTCAGCTCCATCATCTTTCCGAGATTTGGGGTGCCTAGAGTGGTCATTAGCGATGGCAGaacacacttcatcaacaaggcaTTTCAGGGCCTGCTGA